The region TGTATAAATCGTGAATGGTTTCATGTTCCTATGGATCAAGTTTGGAATATTTTTTGTGATGAACTATCTTATGCGCACAAAGAATATAACCTTTTGATTCATAGCTTTATTTTAATGAGTAATCATTTTCATCTTATTGCATCTACTCCTGATGCAAATGTCAGCAAGTGTATGCAGCAATTTATGTATCGAGTAAGTCGACGGTTAACTCGAGCAGGGAATCGTATCAATCAGACATTTGCAGGTCGTCATTACAAGTGCATCTTGCAACATCACAATTACTACTTGAATGCGTATAAATATAATTACCGAAATCCAGTCACGGCTGGAATTTGTGAAAAAGTTGAAGAGTATCCTTATAGTTCATTGCGAATGAAGTTAGGGCTTTCTCCACAAGTAATTCCTCTGTGTGAAGATAGTACGTTTATTTCGGATAGAGTTGGAACGTTGAGATGGCTGAATACAAGCCCAGATTCAGAAAAGCTCGAGGGCTTCAGAGTGGGATTAAAGCATCAATACTTTAAGTCCAAGAAGCATCGAAACACAAACAAGCCAATTCTCTCTGAGAATGACTTGTTGTGATAAGAAATAGGACCTGGCACCTATTAAGAACTCGCGCTTGAGTATGATTTTAGAGCAAACTTCCAGAATTTGTTGGAGAGGTAAATCAGCAGTGCTGCGAGTACGATCACCCAGGCGAAAAGCTCGTACGGTGGCGGTTCAAGCAATGCCTTGGCTGGGACGCTGGCGATGACTCCCACGGGGAGGGCGGTTAGTAATAACCACTTCAACCACGGAACGTAAATCGAATCAGGGCGCATTCCTAATCGATAGATTTGATACCAGATGAATTGCAAGTTTTCAGATCTAGCAAATATCACGGCGGTCGCTGCCATCGTGAATCTCATCGCGTAGAGAGCGATCAATCCGCATGGAATTAAAATGATCAACCAGAACAAACGAAGCCACTCAAAGTCTGGCATTTGCAATAAGCTATATACAAACCATGCTGTTGCGATTCCCAAATTTCCGATCGCGGGTGTCGACGCTTTTTGAAGACTGATCATAAATTGCGAGTTTGCCGGTTTTGCGAGTAGCAAATCCAAATCGCCTTTTCTGACTTTTTCTGAGAACTGGTCCAAGTTTTCAGAGAGGATGATCATGTAAAGTGCGTCGACGACAAAGACCACTCCCAGAAATACGCGCATTTGGGCCTGGTTCCACGCGCCAATCATCGGTGTGTGAAGGAAGAGAACTTCGAAGGTCATGATCTGAGCAATATACCAAAAGATATCCGTCACGATACGAGTTAAGAAGTTCACGCGATATTCAAGGTCGGCGATGAAACTTGCGCGAAACATTGAAACATAAAGGAGCCAGTACTTTTTAATCACAGTCATCTTACGCTCCCGTTCCTGTGTAAGCATTAAGTCCGCGCTTCCAGATCAGTGCACCGATGATGTTCACAACCACGATACCAATCGTCACTGAAACGAAGGATTGGTAGACGGAAGAGATCTCCAAACGGCCCGTCAGGTAACCTACCGGAACATAAACACCAGAACTGAATGGCAATGCAATCACGATGGACTTCATGGGCTCGGGCATTAAATCCAAAGGGAAAAGCTCGCCGGTTAACAACCACAGAGCTAAATTTTTAGCTCCCGTGAAGGAGTAGATTTTATTTAAATGGAAGGCACAAGCGGCCACCACGAAACTAATCGAATGCACCAAAACTAAGTAATAGAACTCCAAAGCAAAGGCCATTGGCAGTCGTTCAAATTTAGTCGGCAGTGCAAAGATAATTACGGCTAAAACAGGAATGACCATAGAAACGACGGTCGTAACAAACTTATATCCCATCAACTGCGAGAAATAATATTCATAGTATGTCATGGGCCGAGTCAGGATGGCGTTGATACTGCCCGAGTCGATTTCTTGAATCATGCGGAATTCATACATCCAGCTTGTGCAAATCCGGGCAAAGAAAGCGCCCCACAGAGCATAGGCCAAATAGTATTCACGAGAGAAACCTGCGATTTCGGTCGTGGCAGCTCCACGGAATACTGCTATCCACAACAGAATCTCAATTCCTGTAGTTAGCGCTGGTTGTAAAACAGCGTCGACAAAATAATTCAGTCTGTACTCAAGATTGGAAACAATCGCGAGCTTAGCGAACGCGAGATTCCGTTTCCAAAAAACGGCGAATGACTTCTTCAAAATCGACCTCTTGATTTTCAGCTTGTTCTTTATTTGAGTTCGCTACGAACTCGTCCACTGTGCCTTGATAAACGATATTGCCCTTGCTGATCAGAAGTAATTTGTCAGCAAGTTGAGCGATATCATCCATGTAGTGGCTAGTAAGAATAATTGTCGGAGCTTTCTCTTTTACATATTGATCTAAGAACTCACGAATGGTTTCTTGCGCCACGATATCTAGTCCAATTGTGGGTTCATCTAAGAAAAGAATCTGTGGTTCGTGCAAAAGTGCGCCGATGATCTCCATCTTCATACGCTCTCCCAATGACAAGCGACGAAGCTGAGTGTGCAGCACGTGAGAACACTGAAGCATCTCTGCCAAGTGAGCGACACGTTTGCGCGCACCCGCTGGATCTAAATCATAAATACGTGCAAGCAGCGCATAGGAATCAGCAGGGGAGATGTCCCACCACAACTGATTTTTTTGTCCCAAAAGAATACTGATTTGGCGAAGAAATTCGTTTTTTCTTTCCCACGGACGATACCCCAGAACGCGCGCTTCACCGGCAGTGGGAGTGACTAGACCTGAAAGCATTTTTAAGAGCGTGGTTTTACCAGCACCATTGGCACCAACCAGTCCAACGATTTGCCCTGATTCAATTTGCAAAGTTGTTTTATTCAGAGCTACTTTTTCTTGGTATTGTCGATTGAAAAAGCCCTTGAGGGAATTCGTGAACCCTTCGGGCTTTTGGTAGCTCTTGTAAGTACGTGTGAGATCTTGTGTTTCAATTACTATCGCCATTCGGCGATCATAGACTAGTTCACGCCTAAAGAGAAGTCAGCTTGGCGGTCCTCGTCAGTAAAGAACGTAAAGAAGTCGGGGGAAACAAAGCTTTCCTCGGCAATACGCCCCTCAACACAGCCTTTTAAAGAAGCTTTTGTTCCATCAAATGCGCACTCTGAAGTATTCCATGCTTTTTCAGAGTAACGAATTTTAAACCCCACAACCTTGTTGCCTTTGAAAAACGCCACAGCTGAATCCAGGCGAGTGCGTCCTGCTGAATGGAAGTCGCCTTCTAAAATCGTGTCGCCCCAGATTTGGGCTTGAGTGAAAGCAACTTTGCGAAGGATGTCCGTTTGTTCTTGGGTTAGTTTATTCAATCGAGAGCTTTGGTTGTAGACCAACACAGCCGAATAAGGCGCCTTGCAAGGATCTTGAGAGCACGCGTTCACGAAATGAGCAGCCTCATCATAAAAGCGATCACCATTGGGACCCATTTGATCCGCGATAGCCAAGGATGCAGTCAGAGTCAAAGCCGTTGCTAGAAACATTTTTGAAATCATAAGCCACCTCGCGTGCCTAAAAGATAGGCCCATTCGAGGTAAACTTTTAATACATAGAGAAGAAGTTATTATGCAATTCATGCACAGCACCTCGAATGAAGCGCGTGCAGAGAAGGACTTAACTTGGCACCTTTTACGAGAGTTTGCGTTCCATGACGACGAACTCAAGATTCTGGACCTTGGGAATGCCGAAGCGTTCGTCGCCATAGGGAAATGGCTTCTTTTCGCCAGTTAATTTGAAACCTTGTTTTTCATAGAACTTTACAAGCTCCGTGCGAACAGAAATCACAGTCATATACAGATGCGTACAGCCCCAGAATTGAGCGAAGGCTTCGCTTTCTTCTAAAAGCATTTTTCCGATTCCTTGGCCTTGTAAAGTGGGATCTACAGTCAACATTCCGACGTAACATTTACCGCCGTGATTTTCCAAATGAACACAACCCAGAAGCTGTCCTGTGTCGTCGTCTTCGGCGATCAAGATAACAGAATTATCGCGTTCTATAATTTCTGAAATACCTTCCTCGTCGGCACGTTGACCACCCAATAGATCTGCCTCCGTTGTCCAACCTTGTTTTGAGCTTTCGCCGCGGTACGCGGAATTGATCAGCTCAACTAGTTCTTCAACGTGGCTTTCATCGGCTTGGGTAAATTCAATATGCATTTTGATACCTATTTCTTTTTAGCGTAGACGAAGAATTCTTTACCTTGGCGATTCGGCACGGAGGCTTGCCAGCGACCCCAGAAAATTGGGATGTAATTGTTTTTAACTCTTTGGCGAAGTTCCCATTCGCTGCCGCCGAACGGTGGTCCATGGCGTTTTTCCATCGCAAAGAAGACGCCCATTAAATGCCCGCCTTCAGCCAGACAGCGATTCCAAACCTTCACCAAATCTTGGCGAAGTTCGGGATTGATTGCGCAGTAACATGTGTGTTCAAAGACGATATCAAAAGCGCCGTCATAGTTTCGTGGAAGATTAAATAAATCGGCCTCCACAAAAGTTAAATTTTCCATGTGACCGTAAAGCTTTTTAGCTCTTTCAAGTGCAACAGGAGAAATATCCACAGCTGTAACAACGTGACCTGCTTGGGCAAAGAACGCAGCATCGTGTCCCTCGCCGCATCCTAAAACTAGAATGCGGGAACGAGAGATTTTCAAGCGCTGAAACATATCTTTCAAGGCTTCTGCGGGCTCACGTAAATTCCAACCAGGGTTTTCTTCGCGTTTATAGATTTGGCTCCAGAAAGATTCTTTTTCGACGTCTGTCTCGGAATTCCAATACGGCGGAACTTCGTAAGTTTTCCCGTCAGCCGTGACCGATTCGTCGTCGAATTCTTCAACAATATTAAAGAATGCGGCTTGAGCTTTGCGCGACATTACAAATGGAATTTTGTCTTTTGTATATCCATGAAAACGGTCCCACTCATCCACACTTAATGATTCCAAAGTGAATGAGAACTCTGTGCCGTAAGGGCAGAGAATCGACCATTGTGAATCGTTTTTATTAATCTGCAGAGCGATCAAGGGTTCATCGAAGGCTTCGACGATCACGGATGTGCCGCCGAAGGTGCTCAACAATGTTCCGCCTTGATGAAGATTCAGATTCTCAAGAATTTCTTGGCCGGCTTGAGGGTCTTGGATTCGCACTTCGCGACTAACACAAAACCCTTCTTCATCAATTTGAACAAAGTGAGTAGGAATTGCCATTAGTGTTGATCGTGTTCAGTCGGAGCAGGAGTAGCAGCAGGCGTTGTCGCCGGAGCTTCTGATGGAGTATCAGGAGTTACTGTGGAGCCCTCAGAGAAAACAACGATATCATTTGTGGTTTTAACGGATTGCAAAGTCCATTTATCTGTCTTGTCTTCAGTAGGTTCGCGGTGAAGGATGGCCTCACCCTCGATAATTTGCTCAAGATTTTCACCAGCTTCACCAGCCTCGGAGAATTTGTAAGCGAAAACGGCGCGAACTTTGTTGTCAGTCATAGACTCAGTCCAAAGTTTATCGATTCTTAGATCTTTAGCGTTTGGTTTTTTTGCAGACAAAGTTGCTTTGATAAGTTCAGCCAATTTCGTTTGGATGCCAGCGTGCGTCTCGAAGCCAATAGCTTCATTCGTGTGAATCACGTTCCAAGTCCAAACCAAAGCAGCAACGAAAACAACGAGGCTAACAATTTTCTTCATTTCAAATTCCTCTTAGGTGAAATCTTCTTTTGAAATATTCGAGTCTTTATCGGAGCATGATATCTTAGATTTTTCAATACCAGTAGGGAAAAGGATATCTCATGAACCAACAATGGCTGACAATCTTAATGTCTAAGGGAATTGAGCTTGAGCAAAACCTGCGTCAGCAGCTTCAACAGGCCAAAGACGGTCTAAAAAATCAACTCGAAGACCGCGGAATTCGTCTGGGTGCTGCCGACCTTGCTGCACTTCTGGAAGAGGTTTCGCCTAAGGCTTCGCATGCTGCGCTGGGTTATGCGCTTGATATCGTTAGGCCTTTTTCGGCGGGAATGGGATTAAGAATTTCCCGTCTTAAGGACACTCAGATTGAAGTGGTAATCCCCGCCCGCACTCGAAACATGAATGAAGCTAAGCAAATGCATGAGGGCGCGATTTTAACAACGGCCATTGAGGCCGTGAAGATTCTGTGGATGCGTCATGCCCCGATGGGAAATTTCGAGATTGCTGTTACGCGAATTGAATCTGAGTTTTTTAAAGTGCAAACAGGTGAGTGCAGATTGCGATTGGAATTAGCGGAAAATACCCGCGAAGTGGTTTTAGCGGATCTCAGAGATCGTCGCGAATCAACTTCGGCTGCGGATGTACAAATTTTTGATGAAAATGATCAAGCCGTCGGTTCTGTGCAAATGCAGTTAAAGTTAAAACACACTCCAGCGCTTAGCAGCTCTGCGGAGTAAAAGGTCTCGTATGGAAATTTTGGACAGTCACATTGATGTAAACTCTTCTGATTTTAAAGCTAATCGCGATGCGATGTTAAACATCGTAGGTCAGTGGAGAGAGAGAGTCGAATTGGTCAAACAAGGTGGCGGTGCTGATGCCACTAAAAAACATAAAGCTCGCGGTAAAATGACAGCGCGTGAACGAATCGAAGCTTTAGTGGATGGCGGAACTGCTTTTCTTGAGTTTTCGACTTTAGCTGCTTGGGATATGTACGAAGGCCAAGCACCGGGTGCTGGTGTTATTACGGGTATTGGTGTGGTCCATGGCACTGAGTGTGTGATCGTAGCTAACGATGCCACAGTTAAAGGTGGAACATACTTCCCTATGACAGTGAAAAAACATTTGCGTGCTCAAGAAATCGCATTTGAAAATGGATTGCCTTGTATTTACCTAGTGGATTCGGGTGGCGCCTTCTTGCCGATGCAAGCAGATGTGTTCCCGGATCGTGACCATTTCGGTCGTATTTTCTATAACCAAGCTCGCATGTCGGCAGCTGGTATCCCGCAAATCGCAGTGGTCATGGGGTCTTGTACAG is a window of Bdellovibrio sp. SKB1291214 DNA encoding:
- a CDS encoding ABC transporter ATP-binding protein, with amino-acid sequence MAIVIETQDLTRTYKSYQKPEGFTNSLKGFFNRQYQEKVALNKTTLQIESGQIVGLVGANGAGKTTLLKMLSGLVTPTAGEARVLGYRPWERKNEFLRQISILLGQKNQLWWDISPADSYALLARIYDLDPAGARKRVAHLAEMLQCSHVLHTQLRRLSLGERMKMEIIGALLHEPQILFLDEPTIGLDIVAQETIREFLDQYVKEKAPTIILTSHYMDDIAQLADKLLLISKGNIVYQGTVDEFVANSNKEQAENQEVDFEEVIRRFLETESRVR
- a CDS encoding GNAT family N-acetyltransferase; amino-acid sequence: MHIEFTQADESHVEELVELINSAYRGESSKQGWTTEADLLGGQRADEEGISEIIERDNSVILIAEDDDTGQLLGCVHLENHGGKCYVGMLTVDPTLQGQGIGKMLLEESEAFAQFWGCTHLYMTVISVRTELVKFYEKQGFKLTGEKKPFPYGDERFGIPKVQNLEFVVMERKLS
- a CDS encoding DUF4442 domain-containing protein encodes the protein MNQQWLTILMSKGIELEQNLRQQLQQAKDGLKNQLEDRGIRLGAADLAALLEEVSPKASHAALGYALDIVRPFSAGMGLRISRLKDTQIEVVIPARTRNMNEAKQMHEGAILTTAIEAVKILWMRHAPMGNFEIAVTRIESEFFKVQTGECRLRLELAENTREVVLADLRDRRESTSAADVQIFDENDQAVGSVQMQLKLKHTPALSSSAE
- a CDS encoding ABC transporter permease; the protein is MKKSFAVFWKRNLAFAKLAIVSNLEYRLNYFVDAVLQPALTTGIEILLWIAVFRGAATTEIAGFSREYYLAYALWGAFFARICTSWMYEFRMIQEIDSGSINAILTRPMTYYEYYFSQLMGYKFVTTVVSMVIPVLAVIIFALPTKFERLPMAFALEFYYLVLVHSISFVVAACAFHLNKIYSFTGAKNLALWLLTGELFPLDLMPEPMKSIVIALPFSSGVYVPVGYLTGRLEISSVYQSFVSVTIGIVVVNIIGALIWKRGLNAYTGTGA
- a CDS encoding transposase, whose translation is MSNHFHLIASTPDANVSKCMQQFMYRVSRRLTRAGNRINQTFAGRHYKCILQHHNYYLNAYKYNYRNPVTAGICEKVEEYPYSSLRMKLGLSPQVIPLCEDSTFISDRVGTLRWLNTSPDSEKLEGFRVGLKHQYFKSKKHRNTNKPILSENDLL
- a CDS encoding ABC transporter permease is translated as MTVIKKYWLLYVSMFRASFIADLEYRVNFLTRIVTDIFWYIAQIMTFEVLFLHTPMIGAWNQAQMRVFLGVVFVVDALYMIILSENLDQFSEKVRKGDLDLLLAKPANSQFMISLQKASTPAIGNLGIATAWFVYSLLQMPDFEWLRLFWLIILIPCGLIALYAMRFTMAATAVIFARSENLQFIWYQIYRLGMRPDSIYVPWLKWLLLTALPVGVIASVPAKALLEPPPYELFAWVIVLAALLIYLSNKFWKFALKSYSSASS
- a CDS encoding class I SAM-dependent methyltransferase yields the protein MAIPTHFVQIDEEGFCVSREVRIQDPQAGQEILENLNLHQGGTLLSTFGGTSVIVEAFDEPLIALQINKNDSQWSILCPYGTEFSFTLESLSVDEWDRFHGYTKDKIPFVMSRKAQAAFFNIVEEFDDESVTADGKTYEVPPYWNSETDVEKESFWSQIYKREENPGWNLREPAEALKDMFQRLKISRSRILVLGCGEGHDAAFFAQAGHVVTAVDISPVALERAKKLYGHMENLTFVEADLFNLPRNYDGAFDIVFEHTCYCAINPELRQDLVKVWNRCLAEGGHLMGVFFAMEKRHGPPFGGSEWELRQRVKNNYIPIFWGRWQASVPNRQGKEFFVYAKKK